The Streptomyces camelliae genome window below encodes:
- a CDS encoding LysE family translocator, with translation MVDMSLYAAFLIAAFALCVTPGPDMMFIVAVGSRGGPLTGLTAAVGVACAMFVHTVAAALGLSALFLTLPTLYHALRWAGAAYLLFLAFRAFRGDGGTAETEAVPGRGRRRAFWRGAVTNLLNPKVILFNVSFLPQFVNPELGHVREQFLVLGCTITLMGVMVDGSVGLLSGKLASLLRRSRRVARGLDWFSGTVFTGLAVRLVAAPK, from the coding sequence ATGGTGGACATGTCTCTCTACGCGGCGTTCCTGATCGCCGCTTTCGCACTCTGCGTCACCCCGGGACCCGACATGATGTTCATCGTGGCGGTGGGCAGCCGGGGCGGACCCCTGACCGGGCTGACGGCGGCCGTCGGGGTGGCCTGCGCGATGTTCGTACACACGGTCGCCGCGGCGCTCGGGCTGTCGGCGCTGTTCCTGACCCTGCCGACGCTGTATCACGCGCTGCGCTGGGCCGGCGCGGCCTATCTGCTGTTCCTCGCGTTCAGGGCGTTCCGCGGAGACGGCGGCACCGCGGAGACGGAGGCGGTGCCGGGACGCGGACGCCGACGGGCGTTCTGGCGAGGAGCCGTCACCAACCTCCTCAACCCGAAGGTGATCCTCTTCAACGTCTCCTTCCTGCCGCAGTTCGTGAACCCCGAACTGGGGCACGTGCGCGAGCAGTTCCTCGTCCTGGGGTGCACGATCACGCTGATGGGCGTCATGGTCGACGGGTCGGTCGGGCTGCTCTCGGGCAAGCTCGCCTCGCTGCTGCGGCGCAGTCGGCGGGTGGCCCGGGGACTGGACTGGTTCAGCGGGACGGTGTTCACGGGGCTCGCGGTGCGACTGGTGGCCGCTCCGAAGTGA
- a CDS encoding Clp protease N-terminal domain-containing protein, translating into MATNPNITASVRLDDLIEAIKKVHPEPLDQLQDAVIAADHLGDVADHLIGHFVDQARRSGASWTEIGKSMGVTRQAAQKRFVPKESNDLDPSQGFSRYTPRARQVVVSAHNEAVAARNPEGRPEHLVLGLLAEPEGLAARAIVEQGVLLDSVRQAATAALPPAAAEVPDLIPYGPEAKKALELTFREALRLGHNYIGTEHILLALLEQENGEGVLSGLGITKADTEKYVAKVLSLLVDQQKAAIGETSDEPTSSDH; encoded by the coding sequence ATGGCGACCAACCCGAACATCACGGCATCCGTACGCCTCGACGACCTCATCGAGGCCATCAAGAAGGTTCACCCCGAACCCCTCGACCAGCTCCAGGACGCGGTGATCGCCGCCGATCACCTCGGTGACGTGGCCGACCATCTGATCGGCCACTTCGTCGACCAGGCCCGCCGCTCCGGCGCGTCCTGGACCGAGATCGGCAAGAGCATGGGCGTGACCCGGCAGGCGGCGCAGAAGCGGTTCGTGCCGAAGGAGTCCAACGATCTCGACCCCAGCCAGGGCTTCAGCCGCTACACCCCGCGCGCGCGGCAGGTGGTCGTGTCCGCGCACAACGAGGCGGTGGCGGCCCGCAACCCCGAGGGCCGCCCCGAGCACCTGGTCCTCGGCCTCCTCGCCGAACCGGAGGGCCTGGCGGCCAGGGCGATCGTCGAGCAGGGCGTCCTGCTGGACTCCGTACGGCAGGCCGCGACGGCCGCGCTCCCGCCCGCCGCGGCGGAGGTACCCGACCTGATCCCCTACGGCCCCGAGGCCAAGAAAGCCCTGGAACTCACCTTCCGCGAGGCCCTGCGCCTCGGCCACAACTACATCGGCACCGAGCACATCCTGCTCGCGCTCCTGGAGCAGGAGAACGGCGAGGGCGTCCTCAGCGGCCTCGGCATCACCAAGGCCGACACCGAGAAGTACGTCGCCAAGGTGCTGTCCCTGCTGGTGGATCAGCAGAAGGCGGCGATCGGGGAGACGTCGGACGAGCCCACCTCCTCGGACCACTGA
- a CDS encoding bifunctional 3'-5' exonuclease/DNA polymerase, translated as MTDRWALAPAEDGGVDVAPLGPDGLPAGPVRRESDLAGAVRSRPEVTRWVWRSTPEVYPRLLATGVRVERCYDIEDAETLLLGHEGRHGEPRSAAAALARLRGGPVPPDPPLRAAEPGAQSPLFEPTAARLPLTDLLAVYADQLRRHERAAHPDRMRLLTAAESAGMLVAAEMNHAGLPWSAEVHRELLHGLLGDRYAGGGEPRRLAELADEVSAAFGRRVRPDLPADVIKAFAQAGIKVRSTRRWEIQSVDHPAVAPLLEYKRLYRIWVAHGWSWLQDWVRDGRFRPEFLAGGTVTGRWVTNGGGGLQIPKVIRRAVVADPGWRLVVADADQMEPRVLAAISRDPGLMEVAGRESDLYQSVSERAFSGDRDQAKLAVLGAVYGQTSGDGLKNLAALRRRFPKAVAYVDEAARAGEEGRLVRTWLGRTCPPAAGSGEDAAEEAGIPLGEDDGEAPAADGQGWVPGYASANSRARGRFTRNFVVQGSAADWALLMLAALRRACADLKAEMVFFQHDEVIVHCPSEEADTVVRAIRASADLAGRLTFGETPVRFPFTTGVVECYADAK; from the coding sequence ATGACCGACCGGTGGGCGCTCGCTCCGGCCGAGGACGGTGGCGTGGACGTCGCCCCCCTCGGCCCGGACGGGCTGCCCGCCGGGCCGGTGCGGCGGGAGAGTGATCTCGCCGGGGCGGTGCGGAGCCGCCCGGAGGTGACGCGCTGGGTGTGGCGGTCCACCCCCGAGGTCTATCCGCGTCTGCTCGCCACGGGGGTGCGAGTGGAGCGGTGCTACGACATCGAGGACGCCGAGACACTCCTGCTGGGCCATGAGGGCCGGCACGGCGAGCCGCGTTCGGCCGCCGCCGCCCTGGCCCGCCTCCGGGGCGGCCCCGTACCGCCCGACCCGCCGCTGCGCGCGGCCGAACCGGGCGCCCAGTCCCCGCTGTTCGAGCCCACGGCCGCCCGGCTGCCCCTGACCGACCTCCTCGCGGTCTACGCCGACCAGCTGCGGCGGCACGAGCGGGCGGCCCACCCCGACCGGATGCGGCTGCTGACGGCGGCCGAGTCGGCCGGGATGCTGGTGGCGGCCGAGATGAACCACGCGGGGCTGCCGTGGAGCGCCGAGGTCCACCGCGAGCTGCTGCACGGCCTGCTGGGCGATCGGTACGCGGGCGGGGGCGAGCCGCGCCGCCTCGCCGAGCTGGCCGACGAGGTGTCCGCCGCCTTCGGCCGCCGGGTGCGTCCCGACCTGCCCGCTGATGTGATCAAGGCCTTCGCGCAGGCCGGGATCAAGGTGCGCTCGACCCGCCGCTGGGAGATCCAGTCCGTCGACCACCCGGCCGTCGCACCCCTGCTGGAGTACAAGAGGCTGTACCGCATCTGGGTGGCGCACGGCTGGTCCTGGCTCCAGGACTGGGTGCGCGACGGCCGCTTCCGCCCCGAGTTCCTCGCCGGCGGCACGGTCACCGGGCGCTGGGTGACCAACGGCGGGGGCGGACTGCAGATCCCCAAGGTGATCCGCCGGGCCGTGGTCGCCGACCCCGGCTGGCGGCTGGTGGTGGCCGACGCCGACCAGATGGAGCCGCGCGTGCTCGCCGCCATCTCCCGCGACCCCGGCCTGATGGAGGTGGCCGGCCGCGAGAGCGACCTCTACCAGTCCGTCTCCGAGCGCGCCTTCTCCGGCGACCGCGACCAGGCCAAGCTCGCCGTGCTCGGCGCGGTCTACGGCCAGACCTCCGGCGACGGCCTGAAGAACCTCGCCGCGCTGCGCCGCCGCTTCCCGAAGGCCGTCGCCTACGTCGACGAGGCCGCCCGCGCGGGCGAGGAGGGCCGGCTCGTGCGCACCTGGCTGGGCCGGACCTGCCCGCCGGCCGCCGGGTCCGGGGAGGACGCGGCGGAGGAGGCGGGCATCCCTCTCGGCGAGGACGACGGCGAGGCGCCGGCGGCGGACGGCCAGGGCTGGGTCCCCGGCTACGCCTCCGCCAACTCCCGTGCGCGGGGCCGCTTCACGCGGAACTTCGTCGTCCAGGGGAGCGCCGCCGACTGGGCCCTGCTGATGCTCGCCGCGCTCCGCAGGGCCTGCGCGGATCTCAAGGCCGAGATGGTCTTCTTCCAGCACGACGAGGTGATCGTGCACTGCCCGTCCGAGGAGGCCGACACCGTCGTGCGG